One region of Zingiber officinale cultivar Zhangliang chromosome 7B, Zo_v1.1, whole genome shotgun sequence genomic DNA includes:
- the LOC122006699 gene encoding putative transferase At1g60990, chloroplastic isoform X1: MMEAFNRCLASPVHDSRLLGLSGLLSARSHCGVGFIRSAQPARFTSKSSIPTCRTLRCSPSAIPFDVSPPPIEEDPELKIAEGVDGEYDIAETFADDNMAIDAAFDEVAIADLSHFGRLRVTGEDRVQFLHNQSTAKFDDLTEGVGCDTVLVTATARTIDIAHAWVMKNAVLLFLSPSTSKSITEMLNKYIFYADKVEIHDITKQTYFFTLMGPKSSTVMEMLNLGDLVGQPYGTHRHYSVNGTPVTIGVGSILFKDGFSFMLSSASARSVWRSLLSHGAIPMGINAWERLRVLQGRPAPGRELTKDYNVLEAGLSMAVSVDKGCYKGQETISRLITYDGVKQRLWGIRLSGQAEPGSSIMQDGNKVGVLSSYSIGRKDGDHVGLAYVKRRINSAEVEVGDVKGTLIDAPFLSYSNLGEGKSIAS; the protein is encoded by the exons ATGATGGAGGCCTTCAATCGCTGCTTAGCCTCGCCCGTGCACGATTCGCGACTTCTAGGGTTATCCGGACTCCTCTCCGCCCGCAGCCACTGCGGCGTCGGCTTCATCAGATCAGCTCAGCCTGCTCGCTTCACTTCGAAGAGTTCGATTCCCACTTGCAGAACCCTTCGATGCTCTCCTTCGGCGATTCCTTTCGATGTATCACCTCCTCCAATCGAGGAAGATCCC GAACTCAAGATAGCTGAAGGGGTTGACGGAGAGTATGATATTGCTGAAACATTTGCAGATGATAACATGGCAATTGATGCTGCCTTTGATGAAGTTGCA ATCGCAGACCTATCACATTTTGGGCGTTTAAGAG TAACCGGTGAAGATAGAGTTCAGTTTCTTCACAATCAATCTACAGCAAAGTTTGATGATCTAACTGAAGGAGTG GGTTGTGATACTGTTTTGGTTACTGCAACAGCTCGAACAATTGATATTGCTCATGCGTGGGTTATG AAGAATGCAGTTCTGTTATTTCTGTCACCTTCTACCTCCAAAAGcataactgaaatgcttaacaa GTATATTTTCTATGCTGATAAAGTGGAAATTCATGACATCACAAAGCAAACATATTTTTTTACTCTGATGGGACCTAAGAGCAGTACA GTAATGGAAATGTTAAATCTTGGAGATCTTGTTGGGCAACCGTATGGTACACATCGACACTACAGT GTAAATGGAACTCCAGTGACAATTGGGGTCGGCAGTATCTTGTTTAAAGATGGTTTTTCATTCATGCTATCTTCAGCTTCTGCTAGATCCGTCTGGAGATCTCTTTTGTCTCATGGTGCTATTCCAATGGGAATTAATGCCTGGGAAAGACTTCGAGTTCTTCAAG GGAGGCCAGCCCCCGGCAGGGAGCTCACTAAAGACTATAATGTATTAGAGGCAGGCTTATCAATGGCTGTTTCCGTAGACAAAG GATGTTATAAAGGGCAAGAGACCATATCTAGGCTGATTACCTATGATGGCGTCAAGCAGCGACTATGGGGAATTCGACTGTCAGGCCAGGCAGAACCTGGGAGTTCCATCATGCAAGATGGAAATAAG GTTGGGGTTCTTTCAAGCTACTCGATTGGCCGAAAAGATGGGGATCATGTCGGTCTCGCCTACGTCAAAAGACGCATCAATTCAGCTGAAGTAGAAGTTGGGGATGTCAAAGGAACACTCATCGATGCTCCCTTTTTGTCCTACTCCAATTTGGGAGAAGGTAAATCTATTGCATCATGA
- the LOC122006701 gene encoding annexin D5-like — protein MSTLAVPPFLTNPRQDAIDLYKAFKGFGCDSAAVINIVAHRDATQRALIQQEYKAMYSAELTNRLSSELSGNLKKAMLLWILDPAGRDATVLREALCGVIDLYAATEIICSRTPSQIQTIKQIYHAKFGVHLEHDIHYQASGDHQKLLLAYIGTGRYEGYEVDPHKVSKDAKDLFKAGERRLGTDEKTFIHIFSERSRAQLAAVASYYDHTYGNKLEKAVKGETSGLFEFALLTILRCAENPAKYFAKVLRKAMKGLGTNDSALVRVVVTRTEIDMQYIKVEYHKKYKKHLHDAIHSETSGHYRTFLLSLVGSHA, from the exons ATGTCGACGCTGGCCGTTCCCCCCTTCCTCACTAACCCTCGCCAAGACGCCATCGATCTTTACAAAGCCTTCAAAG GATTTGGTTGTGATAGTGCTGCTGTTATAAATATTGTTGCTCATCGTGATGCAACACAGCGTGCGCTTATTCAACAGGAGTACAAAGCCATGTATTCTGCTGAGCTTACCAACAGGCTATCATCAGAACTCAGTGGGAACCTTAAG AAAGCAATGCTGCTGTGGATTCTTGATCCAGCTGGTAGGGATGCGACTGTTCTGAGGGAAGCGCTCTGTGGGGTTATTGATTTATATGCAGCTACTGAAATAATATGTTCTCGTACACCCTCACAAATACAGACGATCAAACAGATATACCATGCCAAATTTGGTGTTCATCTAGAACACGATATTCATTATCAAGCCTCTGGTGATCACCAAAAG CTACTGCTGGCATATATTGGAACAGGACGTTATGAAGGATATGAGGTTGATCCACATAAGGTATCAAAAGATGCAAAAGATCTATTCAAAGCTGGCGAGAGAAGGTTGGGAACAGATGAAAAGACCTTCATCCACATTTTTAGTGAACGCAGCAGGGCACAGTTGGCAGCTGTTGCTTCTTACTATGATCATACTTATGGGAACAAGCTGGAGAAG GCTGTGAAGGGTGAAACATCTGGGCTTTTTGAATTTGCTCTTCTGACAATTCTTAGGTGTGCAGAGAATCCTGCCAAGTATTTTGCCAAG GTGCTTCGAAAGGCAATGAAAGGTTTAGGTACCAATGACTCAGCACTCGTGCGGGTTGTAGTTACCAGGACCGAAATTGACATGCAATACATAAAGGTCGAGTACCataaaaaatacaagaaacacctTCACGATGCCATTCATTCAGAGACATCAGGTCATTACCGTACCTTTCTCCTTTCACTCGTAGGTTCCCACGCCTAG
- the LOC122006700 gene encoding uncharacterized protein LOC122006700 produces the protein MEQGEPALVPQWYRFANGSTSNNVVRASSSKHFDGNDVDFGMRNRTLGDQDQNIRSLSSNSSVSHNKSSFAKSQIYSSFRRSRDRNQDKNFDRRDSENRSVFVDNGFNCRVSSPKSEKDDLRNFESTIEGRQVEPWSKRLGSSGNNSVPHGGAAISSISSTAFEKDFPTLRVDGRQGFSDGAGVSPLGVRTSVQSLPISSPVIIGTSVLAEVPVKVETTGTVSSPVPQAASIGQVSAAGSTMAETLAQPPPQVDTLQLSVDTQRIEELTLKKCKQLIPVTPMPKASSSSLIEKAKLKVARKGEFGHLNKTGQQPHVNLTVRPPAKFDTTKTAVPGNFQVLYREKNEISPTAKNGLGVSKMTFGHVPAAAVIPLKSPTNQRLRVDSRNGVSTQNSSGERKPLFQAQNRTDFFNLLRKKSLTCTSAVPESASVLSPSSLEIADVENKKITSPLDASPCSDVTVDPEEEAFLQSLGWDKNAGEDALTEEEINAFLKKYDKQRPFKRHAIESQQESEPERGGADA, from the exons ATGGAGCAAGGTGAACCGGCATTGGTTCCACAGTGGTACAGATTTGCAAACGGGAGCACTTCCAACAATGTTGTGCGAGCTAGCTCTTCCAAACATTTTG ATGGAAATGACGTAGATTTTGGCATGAGAAATAGAACACTTGGCGATCAAGATCAAAACATAAGGAGTTTGAGCTCTAACAGTTCTGTGAGTCACAATAAAAGTAGCTTCGCTAAATCTCAGATATATAGTAGTTTTCGAAGGTCTCGTGATAGAAACCAAGATAAGAATTTTGACCGACGTGATAGTGAAAATAGGTCAGTTTTTGTTGATAATGGATTCAATTGTCGTGTTTCATCTCCTAAATCTGAAAAAGATGACTTAAGGAATTTCGAATCTACAatagaaggaaggcaagttgaaCCTTGGTCTAAAAGACTTGGAAGTAGTGGAAATAATAGTGTTCCTCATGGGGGAGCTGCAATTAGCAGCATTAGCAGTACAGCTTTTGAGAAAGATTTCCCAACCCTTCGAGTTGATGGGAGGCAAGGATTTTCTGATGGAGCTGGTGTATCACCTCTTGGTGTTAGAACTTCTGTTCAGAGTCTTCCCATTTCTTCTCCTGTCATTATAGGAACTTCAGTCCTTGCAGAAGTACCAGTTAAAGTTGAAACTACTGGAACTGTGTCCTCACCTGTGCCACAAGCTGCTTCCATTGGTCAAGTATCTGCAGCCGGAAGCACTATGGCAGAGACTCTAGCTCAGCCACCACCCCAGGTTGATACTCTTCAG TTATCCGTTGATACACAGAGGATTGAGGAGCTTACTCTTAAGAAATGTAAGCAACTGATACCAGTGACTCCAATGCCTAAAGCTTCG AGTTCCAGCTTGATTGAAAAGGCAAAGTTGAAAGTTGCAAGAAAAGGAGAGTTTGGGCATCTTAATAAGACTGGCCAGCAGCCTCATGTGAACCTTACTGTCCGTCCACCAGCTAAATTTGATACTACAAAAACGGCTGTACCTGGAAACTTTCAAGTTCTTTACCGAGAGAAGAATGAAATATCCCCCACTGCCAAAAATGGACTTGGCGTTAGCAAAATGACCTTTGGCCATGTTCCAGCTGCTGCCGTTATTCCTTTGAAGAGTCCAACTAACCAAAGACTTAGAGTCGATAGCAGGAACGGTGTGTCGACACAGAACTCCTCTGGGGAGAGAAAGCCTCTTTTTCAAGCTCAGAATAGAACTGATTTTTTCAATTTATTGAGGAAGAAATCATTAACCTGCACAAGTGCTGTCCCAGAGTCTGCTTCTGTTCTATCCCCATCTAGCTTGGAGATAGCTGATGTTGAAAACAAGAAAATCACATCCCCACTGGATGCTAGTCCTTGTTCAGATGTTACTGTTGACCCAGAAGAAGAAGCCTTCTTGCAGTCACTTGGATGGGATAAAAATGCCGGCGAGGATGCTCTTACAGAGGAGGAGATCAATGCCTTTCTTAAGAAG TATGACAAGCAAAGACCTTTTAAAAGACATGCCATCGAATCCCAACAAGAATCCGAACCAGAACGCGGTGGTGCAGATGCATGA
- the LOC122006699 gene encoding putative transferase At1g60990, chloroplastic isoform X2: MAIDAAFDEVAIADLSHFGRLRVTGEDRVQFLHNQSTAKFDDLTEGVGCDTVLVTATARTIDIAHAWVMKNAVLLFLSPSTSKSITEMLNKYIFYADKVEIHDITKQTYFFTLMGPKSSTVMEMLNLGDLVGQPYGTHRHYSVNGTPVTIGVGSILFKDGFSFMLSSASARSVWRSLLSHGAIPMGINAWERLRVLQGRPAPGRELTKDYNVLEAGLSMAVSVDKGCYKGQETISRLITYDGVKQRLWGIRLSGQAEPGSSIMQDGNKVGVLSSYSIGRKDGDHVGLAYVKRRINSAEVEVGDVKGTLIDAPFLSYSNLGEGKSIAS, from the exons ATGGCAATTGATGCTGCCTTTGATGAAGTTGCA ATCGCAGACCTATCACATTTTGGGCGTTTAAGAG TAACCGGTGAAGATAGAGTTCAGTTTCTTCACAATCAATCTACAGCAAAGTTTGATGATCTAACTGAAGGAGTG GGTTGTGATACTGTTTTGGTTACTGCAACAGCTCGAACAATTGATATTGCTCATGCGTGGGTTATG AAGAATGCAGTTCTGTTATTTCTGTCACCTTCTACCTCCAAAAGcataactgaaatgcttaacaa GTATATTTTCTATGCTGATAAAGTGGAAATTCATGACATCACAAAGCAAACATATTTTTTTACTCTGATGGGACCTAAGAGCAGTACA GTAATGGAAATGTTAAATCTTGGAGATCTTGTTGGGCAACCGTATGGTACACATCGACACTACAGT GTAAATGGAACTCCAGTGACAATTGGGGTCGGCAGTATCTTGTTTAAAGATGGTTTTTCATTCATGCTATCTTCAGCTTCTGCTAGATCCGTCTGGAGATCTCTTTTGTCTCATGGTGCTATTCCAATGGGAATTAATGCCTGGGAAAGACTTCGAGTTCTTCAAG GGAGGCCAGCCCCCGGCAGGGAGCTCACTAAAGACTATAATGTATTAGAGGCAGGCTTATCAATGGCTGTTTCCGTAGACAAAG GATGTTATAAAGGGCAAGAGACCATATCTAGGCTGATTACCTATGATGGCGTCAAGCAGCGACTATGGGGAATTCGACTGTCAGGCCAGGCAGAACCTGGGAGTTCCATCATGCAAGATGGAAATAAG GTTGGGGTTCTTTCAAGCTACTCGATTGGCCGAAAAGATGGGGATCATGTCGGTCTCGCCTACGTCAAAAGACGCATCAATTCAGCTGAAGTAGAAGTTGGGGATGTCAAAGGAACACTCATCGATGCTCCCTTTTTGTCCTACTCCAATTTGGGAGAAGGTAAATCTATTGCATCATGA